A part of Myxococcus landrumus genomic DNA contains:
- a CDS encoding thioredoxin family protein: MAHPVSYEATAENFDQLVLEPQGELVVVDFWGEGCPNCEVYAAAEPMLLSELEGAPMRVVKVNAYQHESLAHRFGLYGIPTFLLFRDGKLLGKMSQYYGKEYFLGVIREHLPTAPGGPA, translated from the coding sequence ATGGCGCATCCAGTCAGCTATGAGGCGACGGCGGAGAACTTCGACCAGCTCGTCCTGGAGCCCCAGGGCGAACTGGTGGTCGTGGACTTCTGGGGCGAGGGCTGCCCGAACTGCGAGGTCTACGCGGCGGCCGAACCCATGCTCCTCTCGGAACTGGAGGGCGCCCCCATGCGGGTCGTGAAGGTGAACGCCTACCAGCACGAGTCACTGGCTCACCGCTTCGGCCTCTACGGCATCCCCACGTTCCTGCTGTTCCGCGACGGGAAGCTCCTCGGGAAGATGAGCCAGTACTACGGCAAGGAATACTTCCTCGGCGTCATCCGCGAGCACCTGCCCACGGCCCCCGGAGGCCCGGCGTAG